Proteins from one Blattabacterium cuenoti genomic window:
- a CDS encoding uroporphyrinogen-III synthase: MRINNILISQPLTGGSDSPYLELCKNKNINIDFRSFIEIKGASSSDIRKQKINFSDFTVILFISKKSVDHYFRLAESMRFKVPISMKYICQTEKIAYYLQKYIIYRKRKIYIGNKSFKDILPYIKKYPKEKFILPSSDILKPEIPNMLNKLNIFWRRAILYKITYSDLSDLKHIYYDILVFFNPSEIKSLFKNFPDFDQNGIKIATFGQNTLDTAYKAGLKIDIKVPTPEFPSMFMALEKYIISKNYKYNIK, translated from the coding sequence ATGAGGATAAATAATATTTTAATTTCACAACCTCTTACAGGTGGCTCTGATTCACCATATTTAGAACTTTGTAAAAATAAAAATATCAATATTGATTTTAGATCTTTTATAGAAATTAAAGGAGCATCGTCTAGTGATATAAGAAAACAAAAAATAAATTTTTCTGATTTTACTGTAATACTTTTTATAAGTAAAAAATCTGTAGATCATTATTTTAGATTAGCTGAATCTATGCGTTTTAAAGTTCCTATTTCTATGAAATATATTTGCCAAACGGAAAAAATTGCTTATTATTTACAAAAATATATTATATATAGAAAAAGAAAAATTTATATTGGAAACAAATCATTTAAAGATATATTACCATATATTAAAAAATATCCAAAAGAAAAATTTATTTTACCTTCTTCAGATATTTTAAAACCAGAAATTCCAAATATGTTAAATAAATTAAATATTTTTTGGAGAAGAGCAATATTATATAAAATTACTTATAGTGATTTATCTGATTTAAAACATATATATTATGATATTTTAGTTTTTTTTAATCCATCAGAAATTAAATCTTTATTTAAAAATTTTCCTGATTTTGATCAAAATGGAATAAAAATTGCAACTTTTGGTCAAAATACTTTAGATACTGCTTATAAAGCAGGATTAAAAATAGATATAAAAGTTCCAACTCCAGAATTCCCTTCCATGTTCATGGCTTTAGAAAAATATATTATATCAAAAAATTATAAATATAATATTAAATAA